The Mycolicibacterium smegmatis genome has a window encoding:
- a CDS encoding TetR/AcrR family transcriptional regulator: protein MTATSDTGRARKRPGRPPGASDTRDRILASARELFARNGFDKTSIRAVAAGADVDPALVHHYFGTKTQLFAAAIHIPIDPLEVIGPLREVPVEQIGHTLPRLLLPLWDSELGKGFIATLRSILAGNDVSLVRSFLQEVIVGEVGSRVDNPAGSGRIRVQYVASQLVGVVMARYILELEPFKSLPVEQIAETIGPNLQRYLTGELPGFGALD from the coding sequence TTGACCGCCACCTCTGACACCGGACGCGCGCGCAAACGCCCCGGCCGACCGCCCGGCGCGTCGGACACCCGCGATCGGATCCTCGCGTCGGCACGAGAGTTGTTCGCGCGCAACGGCTTCGACAAGACCTCGATCCGTGCGGTCGCGGCGGGTGCCGACGTCGACCCGGCACTGGTCCATCACTACTTCGGCACCAAGACCCAGCTGTTCGCGGCGGCCATCCACATTCCCATCGACCCGCTGGAGGTCATCGGGCCGCTGCGCGAGGTGCCCGTCGAGCAGATCGGGCACACCCTGCCGAGGCTGCTGCTGCCGCTGTGGGATTCCGAACTCGGCAAGGGCTTCATCGCCACGTTGCGGTCGATACTGGCCGGCAACGACGTGTCCCTCGTGCGGTCGTTCCTGCAGGAGGTCATCGTCGGCGAGGTCGGCTCGCGCGTCGACAACCCGGCCGGCAGCGGCCGCATCCGCGTGCAGTACGTGGCATCGCAGCTGGTGGGTGTCGTGATGGCGCGCTACATCCTCGAACTCGAACCGTTCAAGTCGCTGCCGGTCGAGCAGATCGCCGAGACCATCGGCCCGAACCTGCAGCGTTATCTCACCGGCGAGTTACCGGGATTCGGCGCGCTCGATTAG
- a CDS encoding Trm112 family protein, whose amino-acid sequence MIDEKLLSILVCPQDRGPLLLVGDEWLYNPRLRRAYRIEDGIPVLLVDEAVAIEDDAEHQRLIERAESR is encoded by the coding sequence GTGATCGACGAAAAACTGCTGAGCATCCTGGTCTGCCCGCAGGATCGCGGTCCGCTCCTACTGGTCGGTGACGAATGGCTGTACAACCCGCGGCTGCGCCGGGCCTACCGCATCGAGGACGGCATCCCGGTGTTGCTGGTCGACGAGGCGGTCGCGATCGAGGACGACGCCGAACACCAACGGCTAATCGAGCGCGCCGAATCCCGGTAA
- a CDS encoding DNA-3-methyladenine glycosylase → MSVDLLTGDPIAAARRLIGAHLVGRDVTATIVEVEAYGGPPDGPWPDAASHSFRGPGVRNSVMFGPPGHLYTYRSHGIHVCANVVCGYDGVAGAVLLRAAVVTDGVDSAQRRRGPQVPPKGLARGPGNLCSALGIVMEDNGIDLFDDASPVRLSLDGRAPGSADVLEGPRVGVSQAADRPWRFWLASTPEVSAYRRSPRAPAPGSSD, encoded by the coding sequence ATGAGCGTCGACCTGCTGACCGGTGATCCGATCGCCGCGGCACGTCGGCTGATCGGCGCCCACCTCGTCGGGCGGGACGTCACCGCCACGATCGTCGAGGTCGAGGCCTACGGCGGACCGCCGGACGGCCCGTGGCCGGACGCGGCGTCGCATTCGTTCCGCGGGCCCGGCGTGCGGAACTCGGTGATGTTCGGTCCGCCGGGGCACCTGTACACCTACCGCAGTCACGGCATCCACGTATGCGCCAATGTCGTGTGTGGATACGACGGGGTGGCCGGCGCCGTACTGCTGCGCGCAGCGGTCGTGACGGACGGAGTCGACAGTGCACAGCGTCGACGCGGCCCGCAGGTGCCGCCCAAGGGGTTGGCCCGCGGACCCGGAAATCTGTGCTCTGCTCTCGGAATCGTCATGGAAGACAACGGAATCGACCTCTTCGACGACGCGAGCCCGGTCCGGTTGAGTCTTGACGGACGCGCTCCGGGGTCGGCCGACGTTCTCGAAGGCCCCCGCGTCGGGGTCAGCCAGGCGGCCGATCGTCCGTGGCGTTTCTGGCTCGCGTCGACGCCCGAGGTGTCGGCTTACCGGCGCAGCCCGCGAGCACCGGCGCCCGGCAGCAGTGACTGA
- a CDS encoding tetratricopeptide repeat protein yields MVGDSQGGEERRPRRAASNRASNNQRGNRSFDPRSRDRRPPRSSGPGRARPAQPESAEDSQDSAPRLSADIEARQLAPEVRRELVTLDKATADYVARHLVAAGNLLDEDPETALAHARAARGRAARIAAVREAVGIAAYHCGDWAQALAELRAARRMGSKSPLLPMIADCERGVGRPERAVELARSPEAEALTGEDADELRIVVAGARADLGQFEQALTLLSTPPLDPTSRGQTAARLFYVYADLLLAVERTDEALQWFIHAAEADVEGVTDAEERITELS; encoded by the coding sequence GTGGTCGGAGACAGTCAAGGCGGCGAGGAACGCCGCCCGCGGCGTGCAGCCAGCAACCGCGCATCGAACAATCAGCGGGGCAATCGTTCATTCGATCCCCGTTCTCGTGATCGGCGACCGCCGCGCTCGTCGGGTCCCGGCCGTGCCCGGCCGGCTCAGCCGGAATCCGCCGAGGACAGCCAGGACTCCGCGCCGAGACTTTCAGCAGACATCGAGGCCAGGCAGCTGGCACCTGAGGTCCGTCGTGAACTCGTGACCCTGGACAAGGCCACTGCCGACTACGTCGCGCGCCATCTCGTGGCCGCAGGCAACCTCCTGGACGAGGATCCCGAGACCGCATTGGCTCACGCCCGCGCCGCGCGGGGACGGGCCGCCCGGATCGCGGCGGTCCGCGAGGCCGTCGGCATCGCGGCGTACCACTGCGGTGACTGGGCACAGGCCCTCGCCGAACTTCGTGCCGCGCGCCGGATGGGCAGCAAGTCACCGCTGCTCCCGATGATCGCCGACTGCGAACGCGGAGTGGGCCGCCCCGAGCGGGCCGTCGAACTCGCGCGCAGCCCCGAAGCCGAGGCACTCACAGGTGAGGACGCCGACGAACTGCGCATCGTGGTGGCCGGCGCCCGCGCCGACCTCGGGCAGTTCGAGCAGGCGCTGACATTGTTGTCGACGCCCCCGCTCGATCCCACGAGCCGAGGCCAGACCGCGGCCCGCCTGTTCTACGTCTACGCCGACCTCCTGCTGGCCGTCGAACGCACCGACGAGGCGCTGCAGTGGTTCATCCACGCGGCCGAGGCCGATGTCGAGGGCGTGACCGACGCCGAGGAACGCATCACGGAGCTGTCCTGA
- a CDS encoding Clp protease N-terminal domain-containing protein, with the protein MFERFSRHARVAVVLAQEEARELQCDEIRPEHLLVGVLQSAGRDLGALLAGHGLTAEAVRAGLGAVATPEDETFERDADALRSIGIDLHAVRDSVSRSFGADAWDGALQRSGRRRRRRGHIPFTKPAKKALELALREALAHKDSVIESEHVLLGILRGADDHTLSLITEYVDVARLRADIVGLLESAA; encoded by the coding sequence ATGTTCGAGCGGTTCAGCCGGCATGCCCGCGTCGCGGTGGTGCTCGCCCAGGAGGAGGCGCGGGAACTGCAATGCGATGAGATCCGGCCCGAACACCTGCTGGTGGGAGTGCTGCAGAGTGCCGGGCGCGACCTCGGCGCGCTGCTCGCGGGCCACGGACTGACCGCGGAGGCCGTGCGGGCTGGACTCGGCGCCGTTGCCACCCCGGAGGACGAGACCTTCGAGCGCGACGCCGACGCGCTGCGGTCGATCGGCATCGATCTGCATGCCGTGCGCGACAGTGTGTCGCGCAGTTTCGGCGCCGATGCATGGGACGGCGCGTTACAGCGCTCCGGACGACGCCGTCGCCGCCGCGGGCATATCCCGTTCACCAAGCCCGCCAAGAAGGCGCTCGAGCTGGCGCTGCGAGAAGCCCTCGCGCACAAGGACTCTGTCATCGAATCCGAGCATGTGCTGCTCGGGATCCTGCGGGGCGCCGACGACCACACGCTGTCGCTGATCACCGAGTACGTCGACGTCGCGCGGTTGCGGGCCGACATCGTCGGCCTGCTGGAGTCCGCCGCCTGA
- a CDS encoding helix-turn-helix domain-containing protein: MSDEPTTDAMASVDPAVGLDAVRALRRLQERLEAIHVANARAQGWSWQAIAAALGVSRQAVHQKYNRRS, encoded by the coding sequence ATGAGCGACGAACCGACCACCGATGCCATGGCCAGCGTGGATCCCGCGGTCGGGCTCGATGCGGTGCGCGCACTGCGCCGCCTGCAGGAACGACTCGAGGCCATCCACGTCGCGAATGCCCGCGCACAGGGCTGGAGCTGGCAGGCCATCGCGGCCGCCCTCGGCGTCAGTCGCCAGGCCGTCCACCAGAAGTACAACCGGAGGAGTTGA
- a CDS encoding ABC transporter permease translates to MQFPGTSVPGRHQAVHRGSVSVRRPGSRAYLATTTRILRQLAGDHRSVAMILLVPSLIITLIYFMFDDVPQRPGAPSPFDTACLIMLGVFPLIVMFLITSITMQRERVSGTLERILTTPLRRFDLLAAYGTAFSLAAAAQATLACIVAFWLLGFHTEGSPLLVVGIAIVNAVLGVGLGLLCSAFARTEFQAVQFMPLVIAPQLLLCGIIVPRAALPEWLQWVSNALPASYALEALQEVGAYPDLTATAVRDISVVVGFAVLALCLAAATLRRRTP, encoded by the coding sequence ATGCAGTTCCCTGGAACAAGCGTTCCTGGCCGTCATCAGGCAGTACACCGCGGCAGCGTGAGTGTTCGGCGGCCGGGTTCGCGCGCGTACCTCGCCACCACCACCCGGATCCTGCGGCAACTCGCCGGCGACCACCGCAGCGTCGCGATGATCCTGCTGGTGCCGAGCCTGATCATCACGCTGATCTATTTCATGTTCGACGACGTCCCGCAGCGCCCCGGCGCACCGTCGCCGTTCGACACCGCGTGCCTGATCATGCTCGGTGTCTTCCCGCTGATCGTGATGTTCCTGATCACGTCGATCACCATGCAACGCGAACGCGTGTCGGGGACGCTCGAACGCATTCTGACCACACCGTTGCGACGGTTCGATCTGTTGGCGGCGTACGGCACGGCGTTCTCGCTCGCGGCCGCCGCCCAGGCCACCCTCGCCTGCATCGTCGCGTTCTGGTTGCTGGGGTTTCACACCGAGGGCAGCCCGCTGCTGGTGGTCGGCATCGCGATCGTCAACGCCGTGCTGGGTGTCGGACTCGGCCTGCTGTGCAGTGCGTTCGCGCGCACCGAGTTCCAGGCCGTGCAGTTCATGCCGCTGGTCATCGCGCCGCAGCTGCTGTTGTGCGGGATCATCGTGCCGCGCGCCGCGCTGCCGGAGTGGCTGCAGTGGGTGAGCAACGCGCTGCCCGCCAGTTACGCGTTGGAGGCACTGCAGGAGGTCGGCGCATATCCTGACCTGACTGCCACCGCGGTACGCGACATCTCTGTGGTGGTGGGGTTCGCCGTGCTGGCGCTGTGTCTGGCGGCGGCGACACTGCGCAGACGGACACCATGA
- a CDS encoding HAD-IIA family hydrolase, with amino-acid sequence MTTLARQHDCLLLDLDGTVFRGHEATPGAVESLAGLDARLLYVTNNASRAPQQVAEHLRELGFSGDADDVVTSAQSAARVLAAQLPADARVLVVGTEALADEVRNVGLRPVRQFAEDPVAVVQGHNPQTGWADLAEAALAIRAGALWVAANVDLTLPSERGLLPGNGSMVAALRVATGHDPQVAGKPQPTLMRDALSRGSFEAPLVVGDRLDTDIACAVSAGLPSLMVLSGVSTATDAVFAAEHERPDYIAADLRSLHVAAETLRVGPQPEWRVEVDSDRVEVYSTGKVTDDPLSVVRAVAHAVWTDSDDHVYDNDGYTLVAGDDTARAALQRASLLSPSID; translated from the coding sequence GTGACGACGCTTGCGCGGCAACACGATTGCCTGCTGCTCGACCTCGACGGCACGGTGTTCCGTGGGCACGAGGCCACCCCGGGCGCGGTCGAGAGCCTGGCCGGCCTGGACGCGCGACTGCTCTACGTCACCAACAACGCCTCGCGGGCGCCGCAGCAGGTCGCCGAACATCTACGTGAACTCGGCTTCAGCGGCGACGCCGACGACGTCGTGACCAGCGCCCAGAGTGCGGCACGGGTGCTCGCGGCGCAGCTTCCCGCCGACGCCCGTGTGCTGGTCGTGGGCACCGAGGCCCTCGCCGACGAGGTTCGCAACGTCGGCTTGCGGCCGGTCCGGCAGTTCGCCGAGGACCCGGTCGCGGTCGTGCAGGGACACAATCCACAGACCGGCTGGGCGGATCTGGCCGAGGCCGCGCTCGCGATTCGTGCCGGCGCCCTGTGGGTCGCGGCGAATGTCGACCTGACATTGCCGTCGGAACGCGGCCTGTTGCCCGGGAACGGGTCCATGGTCGCAGCACTACGGGTGGCCACTGGCCATGATCCTCAGGTTGCGGGGAAGCCGCAGCCGACGCTGATGCGCGACGCATTGAGCCGGGGATCGTTCGAGGCTCCGTTGGTCGTCGGGGACCGCCTCGACACCGACATCGCCTGCGCGGTTTCGGCCGGCCTGCCGAGCCTCATGGTGCTCAGCGGTGTCAGTACCGCCACGGACGCGGTCTTCGCCGCCGAGCACGAGCGGCCTGACTACATCGCAGCCGATCTGCGCTCGCTGCACGTCGCGGCCGAGACGCTCAGGGTCGGTCCGCAGCCGGAATGGCGTGTCGAGGTCGATTCGGACCGCGTCGAGGTGTATTCGACGGGCAAGGTCACCGACGATCCACTGTCGGTCGTGCGGGCCGTCGCACACGCCGTATGGACGGATTCGGACGACCACGTGTACGACAACGACGGGTACACCTTGGTTGCCGGGGACGACACGGCCCGCGCCGCGCTGCAGCGCGCATCGCTGCTGTCCCCGTCGATCGACTAG
- the tyrS gene encoding tyrosine--tRNA ligase has protein sequence MIVPVTSSATGILDELDWRGLIAQSTDREALASDLAKGPMTVYSGFDPTAPSLHAGHLVPLLTLRRFQQAGHRPIVLAGGATGMIGDPRDTGERTMNTEDTVADWADRIRGQLERFVEFDGSPTGAIVENNLTWTGELSAISFLRDIGKYFSVNVMLDRETVRRRLEGDGISYTEFSYMLLQANDYVELHQRHGCALQVGGSDQWGNIVAGVRLVRQKIGATVHAMTTPLVTDSEGKKFGKSTGGGNLWLDPEMTSPYAWYQYFVNTADADVLGYLRWFTFLTPDELAELADATENRPHERAAQRRLARELTTLVHGEGATKSVEYASRALFGRGELADLDESTLSAALREAGNGQVAELAPGGPDSIVDLLVATGLSNSKGAARRTVAEGGVYVNNARVESDEWVPQESDFLHEGWLVLRRGKRHIAGVRRVTASDQGK, from the coding sequence ATGATCGTTCCCGTGACTTCAAGCGCAACCGGAATCCTCGATGAGTTGGACTGGCGCGGGCTGATCGCACAGTCGACGGACCGTGAGGCCTTGGCGAGCGACCTCGCCAAGGGGCCGATGACCGTCTATTCCGGGTTCGATCCGACCGCTCCGAGCCTGCACGCGGGGCATCTGGTTCCGCTGCTCACGCTGCGCCGTTTCCAGCAGGCCGGCCATCGGCCCATCGTGCTGGCCGGCGGCGCGACCGGGATGATCGGTGATCCCCGGGACACCGGCGAGCGCACGATGAACACCGAGGACACCGTGGCCGACTGGGCGGACCGGATCCGCGGCCAGCTCGAACGGTTCGTGGAGTTCGACGGCTCGCCGACCGGCGCCATCGTCGAGAACAACCTGACCTGGACCGGGGAGCTCTCGGCGATCAGCTTCCTGCGTGACATCGGCAAGTACTTCTCGGTCAACGTCATGCTCGACCGCGAGACCGTGCGCCGCCGCCTGGAGGGTGACGGCATCTCCTACACCGAGTTCAGCTACATGCTGTTGCAGGCCAACGACTACGTCGAACTGCACCAACGGCACGGTTGCGCATTGCAGGTCGGCGGATCCGACCAGTGGGGCAACATCGTCGCCGGCGTGCGGCTGGTGCGTCAGAAGATCGGCGCGACGGTTCACGCGATGACGACGCCGCTGGTCACCGACTCCGAGGGCAAGAAGTTCGGCAAATCGACCGGTGGTGGCAATCTCTGGCTGGATCCGGAGATGACCAGCCCGTATGCCTGGTACCAGTACTTCGTCAACACGGCCGACGCCGACGTCCTGGGTTACCTGCGCTGGTTCACCTTCCTGACGCCCGACGAGCTGGCTGAACTCGCCGACGCGACCGAGAACCGGCCGCACGAACGCGCTGCTCAGCGTCGTCTGGCCCGTGAACTGACGACTCTGGTGCACGGGGAAGGCGCGACGAAATCGGTCGAGTACGCCAGTCGGGCACTGTTCGGCCGCGGCGAGCTCGCCGACCTCGACGAATCGACGTTGTCGGCGGCGTTGCGCGAGGCCGGCAACGGCCAGGTCGCCGAGCTGGCTCCTGGCGGGCCGGACTCGATCGTCGACCTTCTGGTGGCGACCGGGCTGTCGAACAGCAAGGGAGCGGCGCGTCGGACGGTCGCCGAGGGCGGCGTTTATGTGAACAACGCGCGCGTCGAAAGCGACGAGTGGGTACCACAAGAATCCGATTTCCTGCATGAGGGCTGGCTGGTGTTGCGGCGTGGCAAGCGCCACATTGCGGGGGTGCGCCGGGTGACCGCGTCTGACCAGGGAAAATAG
- a CDS encoding TlyA family rRNA (cytidine-2'-O)-methyltransferase — MARRARVDAELVRRGLARSRQQAAELIGAGRVRIDGMPAAKPATAVSVDANLTVIESDERTWVSRGAHKLIGALDAFGLSVEGRRCLDAGASTGGFTEVLLDRGAAEVVAADVGYGQLAWSLRSDPRVHVLERTNVRDLTPEAIGGPVQMIVADLSFISLATVLPALTACAVRDADIVPMVKPQFEVGKDRVGAGGVVSDPELRIDAVCTVGRKAAALQWHAVDVTASPLPGPSGNVEYFLRLRAETDSPLEGDALEAAVRRAVEEGPQ, encoded by the coding sequence GTGGCACGGCGAGCTCGAGTTGACGCCGAGCTGGTTCGACGGGGCCTGGCCCGCTCGCGCCAGCAGGCGGCTGAGTTGATCGGTGCCGGACGCGTCCGCATCGACGGTATGCCCGCGGCCAAACCGGCCACGGCGGTGTCCGTCGACGCCAATCTCACCGTGATCGAGTCGGACGAGCGCACCTGGGTGTCGCGTGGCGCCCACAAGCTGATCGGTGCGCTGGACGCGTTCGGTTTGTCCGTCGAAGGCCGCCGCTGCCTCGACGCCGGGGCGTCCACGGGAGGTTTCACCGAGGTTCTGCTCGACCGCGGTGCCGCCGAGGTGGTGGCCGCGGACGTCGGTTACGGACAGTTGGCGTGGTCACTGCGTTCGGATCCACGGGTCCATGTGCTCGAGCGCACCAATGTTCGCGATCTGACACCCGAGGCCATCGGCGGTCCGGTCCAGATGATCGTCGCCGATCTGTCCTTCATCTCGCTGGCCACGGTGCTGCCCGCGCTCACCGCGTGCGCGGTGCGCGACGCCGATATCGTTCCCATGGTGAAACCCCAGTTCGAGGTCGGGAAAGACCGCGTCGGCGCCGGCGGCGTGGTCTCCGACCCCGAGTTGCGCATCGATGCGGTGTGCACGGTCGGGCGCAAGGCCGCCGCGCTGCAGTGGCATGCTGTCGATGTGACGGCCAGCCCGCTTCCCGGGCCCTCGGGCAACGTGGAGTACTTCCTGAGGCTGCGCGCCGAGACCGATTCGCCGCTGGAGGGGGACGCGCTTGAAGCTGCGGTCCGCCGGGCGGTCGAGGAAGGGCCGCAATGA
- a CDS encoding ABC transporter ATP-binding protein, whose product MMTSSRDELSGAPAEREPAVDIDGLHVVRGGRPVVRDVTVRIARGTITGLLGPSGCGKTTLMRCIVGTQIVAKGTVTVLGHPAGSAPLRHRVGYVTQNPTIYDDLRVIDNVRYFAALYGTSPAAADQAVDAVGLGDQRSAYCGNLSGGQRTRASLACALVAEPELLVLDEPTVGLDPVLRVDLWQQFNDLAAKGTTLLVSSHVMDEADHCGDLLLMREGRLLAHTTPARLREDTSCSSLEQAFLAVIRQYTAAA is encoded by the coding sequence ATGATGACTTCATCGCGCGATGAATTGTCGGGAGCGCCGGCCGAACGGGAACCCGCGGTCGACATCGACGGATTGCACGTCGTGCGCGGCGGCAGACCCGTGGTGCGCGACGTGACCGTACGCATCGCGCGCGGCACCATCACCGGCCTGCTCGGCCCGTCGGGCTGCGGCAAGACGACTCTCATGCGCTGCATCGTCGGCACCCAGATCGTCGCGAAAGGGACGGTCACGGTGCTCGGCCACCCGGCGGGCTCGGCCCCGCTGCGGCACCGCGTCGGTTACGTGACGCAGAACCCCACGATCTACGACGACCTGCGCGTCATCGACAACGTGCGCTACTTCGCGGCGCTGTACGGCACCTCCCCCGCAGCGGCCGATCAGGCCGTCGACGCGGTCGGCCTCGGTGACCAGCGCAGCGCATACTGCGGCAATCTCTCGGGAGGCCAGCGCACACGCGCGTCGCTCGCATGTGCGCTGGTCGCCGAACCCGAACTGCTGGTCCTCGACGAGCCGACCGTCGGACTCGACCCAGTTCTCCGCGTCGATCTGTGGCAGCAGTTCAACGACCTGGCCGCGAAAGGCACCACGCTGCTGGTCTCCAGTCACGTCATGGATGAGGCAGATCACTGCGGTGACCTGCTGCTCATGCGCGAGGGCCGGCTCCTCGCCCACACCACCCCGGCCCGGCTTCGAGAGGACACCTCATGCAGTTCCCTGGAACAAGCGTTCCTGGCCGTCATCAGGCAGTACACCGCGGCAGCGTGA